Genomic segment of Nostoc sp. TCL240-02:
ACTGTCCATAATTAACGTGGTCATTGGGACTAACACGTTTATAATTGCCCTTTTCTTCACCAAGAATTTCTAAGGCGCGATTTGCCAGAACTTCGTTGACATTCATGTGATGAGATGTTCCAGCACCAGCCTGATAAACATCCACGACAAACTGATCCCGGAACTTCCCAGCCAGGATTTCATCAGTTGCTTGGACAATCGCCTGACTAATATCTTGGGGAATGCAATTCAGTTCTCCATTCACAATTGCTGTAGCTTTTTTAATTATTAATCCAGCATCTACGTAAGTAGCTAAAGGCTTAATACCGCTAATGGGAAAGTTTTCGATTGCCCGCAGTGTTTGAATTCCGTAATAAACGCTACTAGCAATTTGGCGATCGCCCATCGAATCGCGTTCGATACGGAATTGAGAGTCTGTGTGTTCAGTCATAGTATTGTTTTAAGAGAGCTACAGAAAACAGATTTTCCCATGCAGGCACACTCAGATACACTAATCTGCATAGATTTTGCATATTTGCTTGACTGCTTGTTGCTTTACAGTTGTTAATTTTGAAGTTTGATTTTTGAATTCCCTATGACCATACCCAACTGGATTACCTTCTCTCGCCTATTGGGGATACCATTTCTGCTTTATGGTTTATATAATCCCACACCTCAAGCTCAGTGGATATGTTTGGCGATTTTTCTCGTTGCTGCATTGACAGATTGGTTAGACGGCTATTTGGCGCGGAAACTCAACCAAATTAGCGAGTTGGGTAAGTTTCTCGATCCCTTAGTGGATAAACTTCTGGTACTTGCGCCGTTGCTGGTTTTTATTGAATTAGGAAAAGTGCCAGCTTGGGGAGTGTTTTTGATTTTAGCGCGAGAATTAGCGATCGCTGGTTGGCGGGTAAATCAAACGACGATTACCGGGGCGAATATTTGGGGTAAACTCAAAACTGTTAGTCAAATATTAGCGATCGCACTTTTGATTGCGCCTCTGGGTGAAGTGTGGCGAACTCCCTCTTTGCTTGCCTTTTGGATTTCTGTCGCCCTGACTTTAATCTCTGGAGGTATTTATCTTCTACCGCAAAATCCAGCTAAGGAAAATCCAGGGTTAGATACAAAGCGGACCTAAGATAAAACCAGTGTGGCCATCGCTTTCAAAAATGATTCAATAAAATTTGATCGGAGTTCTAAGGTATAGTCTTTATTCTTAACTCCTTGTACAGACGCGATGAATCGCGTCTCTCCTCACCCCTAACTTTTTCCATGCCATCCAAAATCTTACCACCGCCTCTAAAACCTGGAGACTTACTAAGAGTAATTGCCCCTAGTGGTGCTTTGCGAGAATTTGAGGCATTTGAACGGGGTTTAGAAATTTGGCGATCGCGTGGTTATCGCATAGAAATCAGTCCTCAGATAGATGACAAATGGGGCTATCTAGCAGGTACAGACGAAACCCGCCGTCACCAACTAGCAACAGCATGGCAAGATCCTGATTGTCGCGGTATTCTCTGTTCTAGAGGTGGTTTTGGCAGCACTCGCATCTTAGAAGATTGGAATTGGCAACAAAATTCAGCCTTTCCTAAGTGGTTAATTGGCTTTTCTGATATCACAGCTTTATTGTGGAGCCTTTATATAGCAGGAATTTCCGGCGTTCATGCTCCCGTACTGACGACTTTGGCAGATGAGCCAGATTGGTCAGTTGAGCGATTATTTGATTCGGTAGAAGGTCGTCCTCTCGCGCCTCTCAAAGGTTGCGGGTGGGGTGGTGGCGTGGTGACTGGTACTTTGTTACCAGGTAATCTCACGGTGGCTACTAACCTTTTAGCTACACCAATCCTGCCACATCTGGATGGTGTAATTCTGGCGTTAGAAGATGTCACAGAAGCACCCTATCGCATCGATAGGATGCTGACACAATGGCGTTTGAGCGGTGCTTTGTCTCAAGTCTGCGGTATTGCTTTAGGGGGTTTTACTCGCTGTGAAGCGCCGCCAACTGTGTCTAGCTTTAGTGTAGAAGAAGTGTTGCGCGATCGCTTGGGTGATTTAGGTATTCCGATTGTCTCTGACTTACCTTTTGGTCACGATAGTCCCAATGCCGCGTTACCAGTGGGTGTAGAGGTAACTTTAGATGCGGATGCGGGAATATTAGCGATGCCTACGGCGGCAAGCTACACGCCATAGTTTACCGCAAATATTCCATCATCTAGATTAGCCTCAAAGATTAATTTACTTCTCTATTACAACTAAATAATCTCGATCCAAATAAAAGTTTTTTCCATTTGGACTGGACTCTTTAATTACTGTCATTTGTGCCTTTTCTATTAACCACTTAATTGCTTCTGGTGAAGTGGGCTGATACAATACCTCATCATTATCGTATGCAGCAAACCTTGCCCAACCATTTGGTGTAGTTATATTAGTGGTATGAATAAAAGCTTTTCCACCTGACTTGAGAGTTGCATAAATACCGTTTAAGTATTTCCAAATTGTTTGTAAATCTAAATGTACAAATACATCGAATGAATATACAAAATCAAATTTTTCGCTAAACTCAGGTTCAAATTGAGAATTTTTTATTAAATGAAACTCTATTTGAGGATATTCCATAAGCGCTGCTTCAGCATTATCTAGCATTTCTTGTGCTATGTCGAAACAGTATAATTTTTTGACGTTTTTAACTACTTTTGCGGCAATCCTACCACCACCAACACCTATTTCTGCAACTGTACTGTCTTGAGAAATAAACGGTGTAATATACTCACTCACAATATTGACTGCATCTTCTACTGTCGCCCATTCATCACCTAAATAATTGACGTAATTATCTCTTTCATCATCTGTAATTTTTTGATTACCTAGAATAACTTGAGATTTATCCCATGTTTTGGCATAATTGTTCCAGAATTCTTTATTAATTTCAACATTGGATGGCTGCATTGGTAAATCCTGTTAGTTGTAGCGGTAATATCTAAAGTCATAGGTCTAACCTCACGCATGAGTGAGGTTTGTTCTTGATTTTAGCAAGCACAGACGTAAAAAAAGAGCTAAAAAAATTACGTATTCTAGCTTATGGAAACCCCTGAAAGCGATCGCTCGCTAAAATATTAATCTCAAAGTACACGCAGTA
This window contains:
- the pgsA gene encoding CDP-diacylglycerol--glycerol-3-phosphate 3-phosphatidyltransferase; the encoded protein is MTIPNWITFSRLLGIPFLLYGLYNPTPQAQWICLAIFLVAALTDWLDGYLARKLNQISELGKFLDPLVDKLLVLAPLLVFIELGKVPAWGVFLILARELAIAGWRVNQTTITGANIWGKLKTVSQILAIALLIAPLGEVWRTPSLLAFWISVALTLISGGIYLLPQNPAKENPGLDTKRT
- a CDS encoding LD-carboxypeptidase produces the protein MPSKILPPPLKPGDLLRVIAPSGALREFEAFERGLEIWRSRGYRIEISPQIDDKWGYLAGTDETRRHQLATAWQDPDCRGILCSRGGFGSTRILEDWNWQQNSAFPKWLIGFSDITALLWSLYIAGISGVHAPVLTTLADEPDWSVERLFDSVEGRPLAPLKGCGWGGGVVTGTLLPGNLTVATNLLATPILPHLDGVILALEDVTEAPYRIDRMLTQWRLSGALSQVCGIALGGFTRCEAPPTVSSFSVEEVLRDRLGDLGIPIVSDLPFGHDSPNAALPVGVEVTLDADAGILAMPTAASYTP
- a CDS encoding class I SAM-dependent methyltransferase, producing the protein MQPSNVEINKEFWNNYAKTWDKSQVILGNQKITDDERDNYVNYLGDEWATVEDAVNIVSEYITPFISQDSTVAEIGVGGGRIAAKVVKNVKKLYCFDIAQEMLDNAEAALMEYPQIEFHLIKNSQFEPEFSEKFDFVYSFDVFVHLDLQTIWKYLNGIYATLKSGGKAFIHTTNITTPNGWARFAAYDNDEVLYQPTSPEAIKWLIEKAQMTVIKESSPNGKNFYLDRDYLVVIEK